A window of the Acidovorax sp. YS12 genome harbors these coding sequences:
- the hisD gene encoding histidinol dehydrogenase, with amino-acid sequence MTFVATPERLSTSSATFEQDFAQRLHWSADTDAAIEQRVAGILADVRQRGDAAVLEYTARFDGLSAPDMVALELTQADFKAAFDAIPAAQRSALQAAADRVRKYHEAQKRASGESWSYRDEDGTLLGQKVTPLDRVGIYVPGGKAAYPSSLLMNAIPAHVAGVQEIIMAVPTPVRGSVATGGTGAATATRGERNELVLAAAYVAGVTRAFTIGGAQAVAALAYGTATVPKVDKITGPGNAYVASAKKHVFGLVGIDMIAGPSEILVLADGSTPPDWVAMDLFSQAEHDELAQSILLCPDAAYIDAVQAAIDRLLPEMPRAAIIAKSLSGRGALIHTRSMEEACAISNRIAPEHLEVSSNDPHRWEPLLKHAGAIFLGAYTSESLGDYCAGPNHVLPTSGTARFSSPLGVYDFQKRSSLIEVSAQGAQALGEIASVLAHGEGLQGHARAAEMRLQQEG; translated from the coding sequence ATGACTTTTGTAGCTACTCCCGAACGCCTGTCAACGTCTAGCGCCACTTTCGAGCAAGATTTCGCGCAGCGCCTGCACTGGTCGGCCGACACCGATGCCGCTATCGAGCAGCGCGTGGCCGGCATCCTGGCCGACGTGCGGCAGCGCGGCGACGCCGCGGTGCTGGAATACACCGCCCGCTTCGACGGCCTCTCGGCCCCCGACATGGTGGCGCTGGAACTGACCCAGGCCGACTTCAAGGCCGCGTTCGACGCCATCCCCGCCGCCCAGCGCAGCGCGCTGCAGGCGGCCGCTGACCGCGTGCGCAAGTACCACGAGGCGCAAAAGCGCGCCAGCGGCGAGAGCTGGAGCTACCGCGACGAGGACGGCACGCTGCTGGGCCAGAAGGTCACACCGCTGGACCGCGTGGGCATCTACGTGCCCGGCGGCAAGGCCGCGTACCCGTCGAGCCTGCTCATGAACGCCATCCCCGCGCACGTGGCGGGCGTGCAGGAAATCATCATGGCCGTGCCCACGCCCGTGCGCGGCAGCGTGGCCACGGGCGGCACCGGCGCCGCCACGGCGACGCGCGGTGAGCGCAACGAGCTGGTGCTCGCCGCCGCCTACGTGGCCGGCGTCACGCGCGCCTTCACCATCGGCGGCGCGCAGGCGGTGGCCGCGCTGGCCTACGGCACGGCCACGGTGCCGAAGGTGGACAAGATCACCGGCCCCGGCAATGCCTACGTGGCCAGCGCCAAGAAGCATGTGTTCGGCCTGGTGGGCATCGACATGATTGCCGGGCCGAGCGAAATCCTGGTGTTGGCCGACGGCAGCACGCCGCCCGACTGGGTGGCCATGGACCTGTTCAGCCAGGCCGAGCACGACGAACTGGCGCAAAGCATCCTGCTGTGCCCGGACGCCGCCTACATCGACGCCGTGCAGGCCGCCATCGACCGCCTGCTGCCCGAGATGCCGCGCGCCGCGATCATCGCCAAGAGCCTGAGCGGGCGCGGCGCGCTGATCCACACGCGCAGCATGGAAGAAGCCTGCGCCATCTCGAACCGCATCGCCCCCGAGCACCTGGAGGTGAGCAGCAACGACCCGCACCGCTGGGAGCCGCTGCTGAAGCACGCGGGTGCCATCTTCCTCGGCGCCTACACCAGCGAGAGCCTGGGCGACTACTGCGCCGGCCCGAACCATGTGCTGCCCACCAGCGGCACGGCGCGCTTTTCCTCGCCGCTGGGCGTGTACGACTTCCAGAAGCGCAGCAGCCTCATCGAGGTGAGCGCCCAGGGCGCGCAGGCGCTGGGCGAGATCGCCAGCGTGCTGGCCCACGGCGAGGGCCTGCAGGGCCACGCCCGCGCGGCCGAGATGCGGCTCCAGCAGGAGGGCTAA
- a CDS encoding PIN domain-containing protein codes for MSAVFVDTSALIAAEDGADAALQGALCAWLDHLWRTRSGCTSMQALAEFYDDVTTRPEGAMPQGDARAAIRRYHAWTPWQTDAATLETAWAIEARHQLAFGDCLALAAAQHSGCALLLSTTLAHGAAFGGVQVVHPALQAPGGEATEP; via the coding sequence ATGAGCGCGGTGTTCGTCGATACCTCGGCGCTCATCGCCGCCGAGGACGGGGCCGATGCGGCCCTGCAAGGCGCCCTCTGCGCCTGGCTCGACCACCTGTGGCGCACGCGCAGCGGCTGCACCAGCATGCAGGCGCTGGCCGAGTTCTACGACGACGTGACCACCCGCCCCGAGGGCGCCATGCCGCAGGGCGATGCGCGCGCCGCCATCCGCCGCTACCACGCCTGGACGCCCTGGCAGACCGACGCCGCCACGCTGGAGACGGCCTGGGCCATCGAGGCGCGCCACCAGCTGGCCTTTGGCGACTGCCTGGCGCTGGCCGCCGCCCAGCACAGCGGCTGCGCGCTGCTGCTGTCCACCACGCTGGCGCACGGCGCGGCGTTCGGCGGCGTGCAGGTCGTCCACCCCGCATTGCAGGCCCCCGGTGGGGAGGCCACCGAGCCATGA
- a CDS encoding BolA family transcriptional regulator: MTADHLKDIISAGLPCEYLALEGDGRHWYATIVSAEFEGKRPIQRHQRVYATLGDKMQRDEVHALSMKTFTPAEWSAAQAA, from the coding sequence ATGACCGCAGACCACCTCAAGGACATCATCAGCGCAGGCCTGCCCTGCGAGTACCTCGCGCTCGAGGGCGACGGCCGCCACTGGTACGCCACCATCGTCTCGGCCGAGTTCGAGGGCAAGCGCCCCATCCAGCGCCACCAGCGCGTGTACGCCACGCTGGGCGACAAGATGCAGCGCGACGAGGTGCACGCGCTGTCGATGAAGACCTTCACGCCCGCCGAGTGGTCGGCCGCGCAAGCGGCCTGA
- a CDS encoding ABC transporter ATP-binding protein has translation MPAAVSFQSVSKTYATPKGPFQALHQVSLDIEEGEFFGLLGPNGAGKTTLISILAGLARASQGRVLVRGHDVQADYANARRQLGVVPQELVFDPFFNVRETLRIQSGYFGVQRNDAWIDELLENLGLADKATANMRQLSGGMKRRVLVAQALVHKPPIIVLDEPTAGVDVELRQTLWHFIDKLNKQGHTVLLTTHYLEEAEALCQRIAMLKNGRMVALSRTSDLLKTATSNVLQFKTDAALPPAVAAQARVTGRIVQLPAHDAAEIEHHLAALRQAGIAPEDVEIRRADLEDVFLQVMGASNTRAEAA, from the coding sequence ATGCCCGCCGCCGTCTCCTTCCAATCGGTCTCCAAGACCTACGCCACGCCCAAGGGCCCTTTCCAGGCACTGCACCAGGTCAGCCTGGACATTGAAGAGGGCGAATTCTTCGGCCTGCTCGGCCCCAACGGCGCGGGCAAGACCACGCTCATCAGCATCCTCGCCGGGCTGGCGCGCGCCAGCCAGGGGCGCGTGCTGGTGCGCGGGCACGACGTGCAGGCCGACTACGCCAACGCGCGCCGCCAGCTCGGCGTGGTGCCGCAGGAATTGGTGTTCGACCCGTTCTTCAACGTGCGCGAGACGCTGCGCATCCAGTCCGGCTACTTCGGCGTGCAGCGCAACGACGCCTGGATCGACGAACTGCTCGAAAACCTCGGCCTGGCCGACAAGGCCACGGCCAACATGCGCCAGCTCTCGGGCGGCATGAAGCGCCGTGTGCTGGTGGCCCAGGCGCTGGTGCACAAGCCGCCCATCATCGTGCTCGACGAGCCCACGGCCGGCGTCGACGTGGAGCTGCGCCAGACGCTGTGGCACTTCATCGACAAACTCAACAAGCAGGGCCACACGGTGCTGTTGACCACGCATTACCTGGAAGAGGCCGAGGCGCTGTGCCAGCGCATCGCCATGCTGAAGAACGGGCGCATGGTGGCCCTGTCGCGCACGTCCGATTTGCTCAAGACCGCCACGTCCAACGTGCTGCAATTCAAGACCGACGCGGCGCTGCCGCCCGCCGTGGCCGCGCAGGCGCGCGTGACCGGGCGCATCGTGCAACTGCCCGCGCACGACGCCGCCGAGATCGAGCACCACCTGGCGGCGCTGCGCCAGGCCGGCATCGCCCCCGAGGATGTGGAGATCCGCCGCGCCGACCTGGAGGACGTGTTCCTGCAGGTGATGGGCGCAAGCAATACCCGCGCGGAGGCCGCATGA
- a CDS encoding ABC transporter permease → MTGWRTLFYKEVLRFWKVAFQTVAAPVLTAVLYLLIFGHVLEDHVKVYDRLSYTAFLVPGLVMMSVLQNAFANSSSSLIQSKIMGSLVFVLLTPLSHWAWFVAYVGSSVLRGLLVGLGVFTVTLAFARPEFAAPVWIVVFAFLGAALLGTLGVVAGLWADKFDQMATFQNFIIVPMTFLSGVFYSIQSLPPLWQQVSHLNPFFYMVDGFRYGFFGQSDTSPWLSLAIVGTAWLAVSALAVHLLRTGYKIRN, encoded by the coding sequence ATGACCGGCTGGCGCACGCTGTTCTACAAGGAGGTGCTGCGCTTCTGGAAGGTGGCCTTCCAGACCGTCGCCGCGCCCGTGCTTACCGCCGTGCTCTACCTGCTGATCTTCGGCCACGTGCTGGAAGACCACGTCAAGGTGTATGACCGCCTGAGCTACACCGCCTTCCTCGTGCCGGGGCTGGTGATGATGAGCGTGCTGCAGAACGCCTTTGCCAACAGCTCGTCCAGCCTCATCCAGAGCAAGATCATGGGCAGCCTGGTGTTCGTGCTGCTCACGCCGCTGTCGCACTGGGCCTGGTTCGTGGCCTACGTCGGTTCCTCGGTGTTGCGCGGGCTGCTGGTGGGGCTGGGCGTGTTCACCGTCACGCTGGCGTTCGCGCGGCCGGAGTTCGCCGCGCCCGTGTGGATCGTGGTGTTCGCCTTCCTCGGCGCGGCGCTGCTGGGCACGCTGGGCGTGGTGGCCGGGCTGTGGGCCGACAAGTTCGACCAGATGGCCACGTTCCAGAACTTCATCATCGTGCCCATGACCTTCCTCTCGGGCGTGTTCTATTCGATCCAGTCCCTGCCGCCGCTGTGGCAGCAGGTGAGCCACCTGAACCCGTTCTTCTACATGGTGGACGGTTTCCGCTACGGCTTCTTCGGGCAGAGCGACACCTCGCCGTGGCTCAGCCTGGCCATCGTCGGCACGGCCTGGCTGGCCGTGAGCGCGCTCGCCGTGCACCTGCTGCGCACGGGTTACAAAATCCGCAATTAA
- a CDS encoding serine hydrolase — protein MPASLTRRQALTHTLALGGGLALPFGASAAATARNRILQAARQLPALARQLQRATGVPGLAWAVVHGGQTLAAQGLGVRRLDHPGSVDADTVFQLASLSKPLGATVVARQVSLGRVGWDSRMRDLLPWFALSDAQATQRLTVGDLYAHRSGLPDHAGDKLQELGYDAFEVMRRLHLLRTAPLGSAYAYTNMGLTAAAQGVAQAAGQDWAGLSRTSLYAPLGMGRTTSVYEEFAAQHNRAWGHVRAPGGGWAAGQPFNANAQSPAGGASSSVRDMARWLALLLAQGRWQGRNLIATTALQPLWKPQAPGGHYGYGFNLGTTEAGLEFTGHSGAFMLGAATSFTLVPALDAAIVVLTNGIPIGVPETLCRQFVDLAAEGRLTQDWWPRYSQAIAPLMAPEGRLLGQQPPAMPAPAGTLARYTGRYHNAYYGTLEVEQAQDGLQLTLGPVRQHYRLRHWDGPRFSFAPALESAPPGSLSQATFTLAPDGAAPAQRLWLEYYDDEGWGTFERI, from the coding sequence ATGCCCGCTTCGCTCACACGCCGCCAGGCGCTCACCCACACCCTGGCCCTGGGTGGCGGCCTGGCGCTGCCTTTCGGCGCCAGCGCCGCCGCCACGGCCCGGAACCGGATCCTGCAAGCCGCGCGCCAACTGCCCGCGCTGGCCCGGCAACTGCAGCGCGCTACCGGCGTTCCGGGCCTGGCCTGGGCCGTGGTGCATGGCGGCCAGACCCTTGCCGCCCAGGGTCTGGGCGTGCGCCGCCTGGACCACCCTGGCAGCGTGGATGCCGACACGGTGTTCCAGCTCGCCTCGCTGTCCAAGCCGCTGGGCGCCACGGTGGTGGCGCGCCAGGTGAGCCTGGGGCGGGTCGGCTGGGACAGCCGCATGCGCGACCTGCTGCCCTGGTTCGCCCTGTCGGACGCACAGGCCACGCAGCGCCTCACCGTGGGCGACCTCTACGCCCACCGCAGCGGCCTGCCCGACCACGCCGGCGACAAACTGCAGGAGCTGGGCTACGACGCGTTCGAGGTGATGCGGCGGCTGCACCTGCTGCGCACGGCGCCGCTGGGAAGCGCGTACGCCTACACCAACATGGGCCTGACGGCCGCGGCCCAGGGCGTGGCGCAGGCCGCCGGGCAGGACTGGGCCGGCCTGTCGCGCACCAGCCTGTATGCGCCCCTGGGCATGGGGCGCACCACCTCGGTCTACGAGGAATTCGCCGCGCAGCACAACCGCGCCTGGGGCCACGTGCGCGCACCCGGCGGCGGCTGGGCGGCGGGCCAGCCCTTCAACGCCAATGCGCAATCGCCCGCCGGCGGCGCCAGCTCCAGCGTGCGCGACATGGCGCGCTGGCTCGCACTGCTGCTGGCGCAGGGCCGCTGGCAGGGCCGCAACCTGATCGCCACGACGGCGCTGCAGCCCCTGTGGAAGCCGCAGGCCCCGGGCGGGCACTACGGCTACGGCTTCAACCTCGGCACCACCGAGGCGGGGCTGGAGTTCACCGGCCACTCGGGCGCCTTCATGCTGGGCGCGGCCACGTCCTTCACGCTGGTGCCGGCGCTGGACGCCGCCATCGTGGTGCTGACCAACGGCATCCCCATCGGCGTGCCGGAGACGCTGTGCCGCCAGTTCGTGGACCTGGCGGCCGAGGGCCGCCTCACGCAGGACTGGTGGCCGCGCTACAGCCAGGCCATCGCCCCGCTGATGGCGCCCGAAGGCCGCCTGCTGGGCCAGCAGCCCCCGGCCATGCCCGCGCCCGCCGGGACGCTGGCGCGCTACACGGGCCGCTACCACAACGCCTACTACGGCACGCTGGAGGTGGAACAGGCGCAGGACGGGCTGCAGCTCACCCTGGGCCCGGTGCGCCAGCACTACCGGCTGCGCCATTGGGACGGCCCGCGGTTCAGCTTCGCCCCGGCGCTGGAAAGCGCGCCGCCCGGCAGCCTGTCGCAGGCCACCTTCACGCTGGCGCCGGACGGCGCGGCCCCGGCGCAGCGCCTGTGGCTGGAGTACTACGACGACGAAGGCTGGGGCACCTTCGAGCGGATTTAG
- a CDS encoding PLP-dependent aminotransferase family protein: MPIDEAPPLYQQIAGQLAELVRNGTLARGEKLPSVRALARQHGVAQSTVVQAFHWLEDARLVVARPRSGFFVAPRAAALPEPAEPAASRPRQRPRAVSVDWLGQRILGHAQPPGLVSFSSGTPGPEMLNPDRVRRAVTRAVQRHRHLLCTYPSFTGQEETRRAIARYAVGLGCTLDPANVIVTSGCMDSVALCLRAVTQPGDVVALESPTHFSFLEVLQSLHLRALEIPTHPRHGLSLDALQLALDTQPVKALLVVPTLSNPLGASMPLPERRRLAQMAQRHGLAVIEDAIYNDLAGPDELRRSVKSFDASGHVMLCHSFSKTLAPGLRLGWVEAGRWTQAVHGIKDAQSGGQSAVLELALADLITQAGHAAAMRQLRAQAGARIEAARGVIARHFPPGTRVSDPPGGLLLWLELPRGRDAVQLHEACLAEGILVAPGTVFSTTGRFRNGLRLGLGGDWTAQHLDALRRVGELAAQG; encoded by the coding sequence ATGCCCATCGACGAAGCCCCGCCCCTGTACCAGCAGATCGCCGGCCAACTGGCCGAACTCGTGCGCAACGGCACCCTGGCGCGCGGCGAGAAACTGCCCTCGGTGCGCGCCCTGGCGCGCCAGCATGGCGTGGCCCAGAGCACGGTGGTACAGGCCTTCCACTGGCTGGAGGACGCGCGCCTGGTGGTCGCGCGGCCGCGCTCGGGCTTCTTCGTGGCGCCGCGCGCGGCGGCGCTGCCCGAGCCCGCGGAACCCGCGGCATCGCGCCCGCGCCAGCGTCCGCGCGCGGTGTCGGTGGACTGGCTGGGCCAGCGCATCCTGGGGCACGCGCAGCCGCCCGGCCTGGTGTCGTTCAGCAGCGGCACGCCCGGGCCCGAGATGCTCAACCCCGACCGCGTGCGCCGCGCCGTCACGCGCGCCGTGCAGCGCCACCGCCACCTGCTGTGCACCTACCCCTCGTTCACCGGGCAGGAGGAAACGCGCCGCGCCATCGCGCGCTACGCCGTCGGGCTGGGCTGTACGCTGGACCCGGCGAACGTCATCGTCACCAGCGGCTGCATGGACAGCGTGGCCCTGTGCCTGCGCGCAGTGACGCAGCCGGGCGACGTGGTGGCGCTGGAGTCGCCCACGCATTTCTCGTTCCTGGAGGTGCTGCAAAGCCTGCACCTGCGCGCGCTCGAGATCCCCACCCACCCGCGCCACGGCCTGTCGCTCGACGCGCTGCAGCTGGCGCTCGACACCCAGCCCGTGAAGGCGCTGCTGGTGGTGCCCACGCTGAGCAACCCGCTGGGCGCCAGCATGCCGCTCCCCGAGCGCCGGCGCCTGGCGCAGATGGCGCAGCGCCACGGCCTGGCGGTGATCGAGGACGCGATCTATAACGACCTGGCCGGGCCGGACGAGCTGCGCCGCAGCGTCAAGTCCTTCGACGCCAGCGGCCACGTCATGCTGTGCCACTCGTTTTCCAAGACGCTGGCGCCGGGCCTGCGCCTGGGCTGGGTCGAGGCCGGGCGCTGGACGCAGGCGGTGCACGGCATCAAGGACGCGCAGTCGGGCGGCCAGTCGGCCGTGCTGGAGCTGGCGCTGGCCGACCTCATCACCCAGGCCGGGCACGCGGCGGCGATGCGCCAATTGCGCGCGCAGGCGGGCGCGCGCATCGAGGCGGCGCGCGGCGTCATCGCGCGGCACTTCCCGCCGGGCACGCGCGTGAGCGACCCGCCCGGCGGCCTGCTGTTGTGGCTGGAGCTGCCGCGCGGGCGCGACGCCGTGCAACTGCACGAAGCCTGCCTGGCCGAAGGCATCCTGGTGGCGCCGGGCACGGTGTTCAGCACCACCGGGCGCTTTCGCAACGGCCTGCGCCTGGGGCTGGGCGGCGACTGGACGGCGCAGCACCTGGACGCGCTGCGCCGCGTGGGCGAGCTGGCCGCGCAGGGGTGA
- a CDS encoding ATP phosphoribosyltransferase: MITLALSKGRIFDETLPLLAAAGIEVLEDPEKSRKLILPTNQPGVRVVLVRATDVPTYVQYGGADLGVTGKDTLIEHGAQGLYQPLDLQIAKCRVSVAVRADFDYQQAVRQGGRLRVATKYTSIARDFFATKGVHVDMIKLYGSMELAPLTGLADAIVDLVSTGNTLKANHLVEVERIMDISSHLVVNQAALKLKQAPLKRIIDVFASAIPQD, translated from the coding sequence ATGATCACCCTCGCCCTCTCCAAAGGCCGCATCTTCGACGAGACCCTGCCGCTGCTGGCCGCCGCCGGCATCGAGGTGCTGGAAGACCCGGAAAAGTCGCGCAAGCTCATCCTGCCGACCAACCAGCCCGGCGTGCGCGTGGTGCTGGTGCGCGCCACCGACGTGCCCACCTACGTGCAGTACGGCGGCGCCGACCTGGGCGTGACCGGCAAGGACACGCTGATCGAGCACGGCGCCCAGGGCCTGTACCAGCCGCTGGACCTGCAGATCGCCAAGTGCCGCGTGAGCGTGGCCGTGCGCGCCGACTTCGACTACCAGCAGGCCGTGCGCCAGGGCGGGCGCCTGCGCGTGGCCACCAAGTACACCAGCATCGCGCGCGACTTCTTCGCCACCAAGGGCGTACACGTGGACATGATCAAGCTCTACGGCTCCATGGAGCTGGCGCCGCTCACCGGGCTGGCCGACGCCATCGTCGATCTGGTCTCGACCGGCAACACGCTCAAGGCCAACCACCTGGTGGAAGTCGAGCGCATCATGGACATCAGCTCGCACCTGGTGGTCAACCAGGCCGCGCTCAAGCTCAAGCAGGCGCCGCTCAAGCGCATCATCGATGTCTTCGCGTCAGCCATACCCCAGGATTGA
- a CDS encoding DUF2917 domain-containing protein translates to MAYTALLLPPAPRSTPWQQTALAPRQPVQTLAVRRGETALVEATQGRIWLTRDGQPQDHILEAGQRLAFTGPARLRVSAEDGGAQLRWARVRA, encoded by the coding sequence ATGGCATACACCGCACTCCTCCTCCCTCCAGCCCCCCGTTCCACGCCCTGGCAGCAGACCGCGCTGGCGCCCCGCCAGCCGGTGCAGACGCTGGCCGTGCGCCGGGGCGAAACCGCCCTGGTCGAGGCCACGCAGGGCCGCATCTGGCTGACCCGCGACGGCCAGCCGCAGGACCACATCCTGGAGGCCGGGCAGCGCCTGGCGTTCACCGGCCCGGCGCGGCTGCGCGTCAGCGCCGAGGACGGCGGTGCGCAGCTGCGCTGGGCCAGGGTGCGGGCTTAG
- the murA gene encoding UDP-N-acetylglucosamine 1-carboxyvinyltransferase, with product MDKLLVRGGRSLQGEVTISGAKNAALPEMCAALLTAEPVHLVNVPRLHDVRTMRRLLDHMGVATETHGERGGMSFTAPGGLNPEAPYELVKTMRASVLALGPLLARFGRARVSLPGGCAIGSRPVDQHIKGLQAMGADIVVEHGYMVAALPAGRERLQGARITTDMVTVTGTENLLMAATLAEGETVLENAAQEPEITDLAEMLIAMGAKIEGHGTSRIRIQGVATLHGCTHQVVADRIEAGTFLCAVAATGGEALLRHARADHLDAVIDKLHDAGVAVQAVEGGIRIHSPGAAQLKAQGFRTTEYPGFPTDMQAQFMALNVVAQGTATVAETIFENRFMHVNELARLGARIAIDGRVATVTGGAQLSGATVMATDLRASASLVIAGLVARGDTVVDRIYHLDRGYDAMEAKLRGLGADIERISA from the coding sequence ATGGATAAATTACTGGTACGCGGCGGCCGCTCCCTGCAGGGCGAGGTGACCATCTCCGGCGCCAAGAACGCCGCGCTGCCCGAGATGTGCGCCGCACTGCTCACGGCCGAGCCGGTGCACCTGGTCAACGTGCCGCGCCTGCACGACGTGCGCACCATGCGCCGCCTGCTCGACCACATGGGCGTGGCCACCGAGACGCACGGCGAGCGCGGCGGCATGAGCTTCACTGCGCCCGGCGGGCTGAACCCCGAGGCGCCCTACGAACTGGTCAAGACCATGCGCGCCTCGGTGCTGGCGCTGGGCCCGCTGCTGGCGCGCTTCGGCCGCGCGCGCGTGTCGTTGCCGGGCGGTTGCGCTATCGGCTCGCGCCCGGTGGACCAGCACATCAAGGGCCTGCAAGCCATGGGCGCCGACATCGTGGTCGAGCACGGCTACATGGTCGCGGCACTGCCCGCCGGGCGCGAGCGCCTGCAGGGCGCGCGCATCACCACCGACATGGTCACCGTCACCGGCACCGAGAACCTGCTCATGGCCGCCACGCTGGCCGAGGGCGAAACCGTGCTGGAAAACGCCGCGCAAGAGCCCGAAATCACCGACCTGGCCGAGATGCTCATCGCCATGGGCGCGAAGATCGAAGGCCACGGCACCAGCCGCATCCGCATCCAGGGCGTGGCCACGCTGCACGGCTGCACGCACCAGGTGGTGGCCGACCGCATCGAGGCCGGCACCTTCCTGTGCGCCGTGGCGGCCACGGGCGGCGAGGCCTTGCTGCGCCACGCCCGCGCCGACCACCTCGACGCCGTGATCGACAAGCTGCACGACGCCGGCGTGGCCGTGCAGGCGGTGGAGGGCGGCATCCGCATCCACAGCCCCGGCGCCGCCCAGCTCAAGGCGCAGGGCTTTCGCACCACCGAGTACCCCGGCTTTCCCACCGACATGCAGGCGCAGTTCATGGCGCTGAACGTGGTGGCCCAGGGCACGGCGACGGTGGCCGAAACCATCTTTGAAAACCGCTTCATGCACGTCAACGAGCTGGCGCGCCTGGGCGCGCGCATCGCCATCGACGGGCGCGTGGCCACCGTCACGGGCGGCGCGCAGCTCTCGGGCGCCACCGTCATGGCCACCGACCTGCGCGCCTCGGCCAGCCTGGTCATCGCCGGGCTGGTGGCGCGCGGCGACACCGTGGTGGACCGCATCTACCACCTCGACCGTGGCTACGACGCCATGGAAGCCAAGCTGCGCGGCCTGGGCGCAGACATCGAAAGAATCTCCGCATGA